The Juglans regia cultivar Chandler chromosome 6, Walnut 2.0, whole genome shotgun sequence genome contains the following window.
AATGACCTTGCTGCTATAATACTCTTCCACACATAAGAATCATTTCTTTTAACTCTTGCTGAAGCAAAGTCACTTGATGGAAAGTATTTGGCTTTTAGAACTCTAGAGGCCAAGGATTGGGGATTGGTGATgatcctccacccttgcttagctAATAGACCTCTATTGAAGTCTTCAAAGTCACGGAATCCCAAACCGCCAACCTGTTTACCCTTTCCAAGACCCTTCCAACTTAGCCAGTGCATTTTAGGATTCTGGTTTCTAATTCCCCACCAAAATGACTGTAGCAGTTTATTAATGTTCCATAGGAAGCCCTTGGGAATTAGAAAGATGCCCATGCAGTAAGTGGGAATGGATTGAATGACTGATTTCAACAATACTTCCTTACCTGCTGGAGAAAGCAGATTTGTTTTCCAATTTGTCATTTGTGCTTTTATTCTGTCAATAATGGGAAGAAAGGCCCTTAATTTGCTCTTGCCAATGTGAGAAGGTAACCCcagatatttttcaaaaggcCTCGACGCTTTGAAACCAGCTGTAGTCAGGATGGAGTCTTGGATCTCTTGCCTTGTGTTCTTGCTAAAATAGATAGAGGATTTCTCAAGATTTAGCCTTTGACCTGAAGCTAATTCATAAGACGAGAGGATGTTATGTAGCCTGCCCCATTCCTGCAACTTAGCTTTACAAAATACcaggctatcatctgcaaaaaagagaTGATTAACTGATAGAGAGCCTCTAGAGATAGGGAAGCCAGATATTAAGCCCTTTTGTTCAGCTTGATTCAAAGTAAAAGTGAGAACTTCAGAGCATAGTATAAACAAGTAGGGTGAGAGGGGATCTCCTTGACGTAAACCCCTAGATGGCTCGAAGGGAGATTGAGGTGATCCATTAAGAAGAATTGAGTAGGAGACAGTGCCAATACACTCCATAATCAGTTCTATCCATTCTGTATCAAATCCCATACGTTGGAGCACAAATTGCACAAACGACCACTCTAGCCTATCgtaggccttgctcatatctagcTTGAGGGCCATAAAACCTTCTTTGTGGTTTCTCCTTCTGTTCTGCATTAAGTGCATTAGTTCATATGCCACTATGGTATTGTCAGAAATGATCCTACCTggaacaaaggcactttgggaATCTGATATTAGAAAAGGCAGGATGGTTTTGAGACGATTAGCAATAacctttgcaatgattttgtacAAAACATTGCAAAGGCTAATGGGCCTATAATCTGTGACAAGTACAGGGTGTTTCTTCTTGGGAATGAGGGTGATAAAAGTCTGGTTGATACCCTGGAAGCTTGACTTGGAGTTGAGAAATTCTAGGACAGCAGCTACCACATCATCACCAATCAAATGCCAGTGACTTTGGAAGAAAACAGCAGGGAAACCATCTGGTCTTGGGGATCCCAGAGGGTTCATTTGGAAAATGGCTAGCTCTATCTCCCTTCTGGAATAAACCTTAGTAAGGGACAGGTTCATCTCATGCATAACAGTAGGCCTGAAGTTCTCCAGAAGAGAGTTAGGGGCAGTGGGGTTTGAAGAAGTGAAGAGGTCTCTGAAAACAGATTGGAATTCACCCCCAATGTCATTAGGATTTGTCAAAACTTGCCCTAACTCAGATTGGAGTTTGTGGATAAGATTTTTCTGCCTTCTGACCGATGCACACTTGTGAAAAAACTTGGTGTTCCTGTCACCTTCTTTGAGCCATCTCTGTTTAGCTCTTTGTCGCCACTTAAGATCATTTGCCTCTAGGGAGGCATCCAATTCTTTCTGTATAGTCCGAATCTGTTCAGTATCCAAACCAGTATTGTTGGCTTGCAAAGATCTCAGAAGATCAACTTTTTAGTTTAAGTCCTTCTGGTGTGATAATCTAGAGGAATTATGCCACTCTCTCAATTGGTATCTACATCTCTCAAGGCCCCTTCTTGTAACATCTACCTTTGAACCCGATTGGATTGAGCCTTGCCAAGCCCTTTTGATTACATTCTCATAGCCCTCCTGATTTACCCACGAGGCCTCATATCTAAAGACTCTTTTGTTGTAGATGAGAGAGGGGTTAAAATTAGAGCTTGAAAAGAGAAGGGGGTTGTGATCAGAGCAAATGGTAGGGAGAATGGAGATTGAATTGGTATCAAATAACTCTTTCCATGCACAATTTGCTAGTCCCCTATCCAGTCTTTCTCTTATAAAATTTGGGCCCTCACGGTTGTTGCACCAGGTAAAGAGGGAGCCCTCAAAGCCTAGATCTCCCAGACCACAATTGGCAAGAGTTTGTCTGAAGGATTCCATCTGATTAAAAGGTCTGGGGGGGGCACCCATTTTTTCACAATAGGAGGTGATTTCGTTGAAATCTCCCACACACAGGCATGGGATGTCAggatttacttttattaaactGAGTAGGTTCcagctttcatttcttttagcaGTAATTGGTTGACCATAAAAACCAGTGATGATGAAAGTTTTCCCTATCTTATCCAAATGGACATGGAGAGAGATGTGGCTAAGGGAGTAGGACAACAGTTCTGCAGAAGTTTCTTGCTTCTCGAAGAAAGCAAGGCCACCACTTCGACCAATGCAGTCCACTATAAAGTTGTTTTCATAACCAAGCTTGTTTCTTATGAGTTCCATTTTGTCTCTTTTACActttgtttctattaaaaacaCTATGGATGGGGACTTAACTCTCACCAACAAGTGAAGTTctctaactgtccgagggttcccaagccctcggcagttccagcaTAGGGTGATCATGGAGATGGGCAGGGTTGTTGAACAGATTCTACCATAACAAGTTTGAGTCTTTTGGATGATCTCGTAGGTTTTGTTGTCAAGCCATTGATCCTCTTGTTCTTTTTGCTAGTATCTCTACCAACAAAAGGGTTGGACATGCTTGACACAGCATTTAAACCTACCTTTCCACGTGCTCTTCTTTTCCAGTTTGACATAAAGGGGGATTTTGTTTGTAACTTTGGGACTAACTGGGAGTACAAAGGTAAAGGACTTACTTGGTGACTGTCTGCTACATGGACCATACTGGTATCCAGATGCGTAGCCTCTACTTGCCTATTGGGAGATGGGTTCCTGACCTCTTCAGCTATTGACTTCTTGAGACAAGTTGGGATGGCCTTATCAGACTATTGACAGTTGAAACTGTCCTTTTTTGACAAAAGGTCTTCAGttcctctttccttttccaatGCAAAAGCTGGAAGTACAGAAACACATGCCACTGTTTGCGGTAGATCAGTTGACTTGTAAGAAATGTTATTCCCGCCAAAATCTGATCCTTGTTCATCGGAGCTGGCTTGCCGACCACTTCCTGTAGCCTTCCCCTCTGAGCTACTAGATTGTGCTTTGTAGTGAGATGGCTTTTGAGCTGAGTCAGCTCTAAGCCAAGGGCCATATTGAAGCGGAGATGTTTGTGGAGTGCTACCATCAGAGGCTTGTCTTGAACAACTGAGCTGTGTGTGTCGGACTATACCACAGTGGTAGCAAAAGGAAGGCAATCTTTCATACTTGTTGGGTATCCAGGAGCGGGCATCCCCTACATTAATTACGCATCCCCTTATCAATGGTTTTGAGAGATCAAGCATCACCTTCACACGTAGAACTCCCCCCCCACGCTCTTCCTTTTTCATCCACATCCACCATGATGACCTTCCCTGCTCTGGATCCGAGTTTCTCTCCCATTCTTATGTTCATGGCAGCAAAGGGGAGGTCATGGAGTTGAATCCAAAATGGTTCCAGAGAGAAGTCGATGTCTTTAAAGGCAAGGCTGCCTTTACATTCTTGAATACATATCAAGTTTCTGTCGAAAGACCAAGGTCTTCCAGATAACACCCTGGCTCTCACACTAGAGCTATGAAACTCGAGTAGGAACTTATTTCTGCCTAAGTCTTTGAAAGTTATCCCGCCTTAAGAATTCCAGACCCTAGTCGTTGTTACTTTGAATGCCCCTTTATTCACCTCTCTATCTGAAATTACCAGTGCAACCAGGCATAAGTTACTGATATCTTGGGCAAGTGTAAACTCCTCCTCCGTAAGGTGGAGTTCTTGTTGTTCCTCCTCCGTGAGCTTGAGGCCCTTACATAAAAGGGAGATCTCTTCCTCCATGTGTGCGTAAAACTACTGGGACAAGACCAAAC
Protein-coding sequences here:
- the LOC118348603 gene encoding uncharacterized protein LOC118348603; this encodes MEEEISLLCKGLKLTEEEQQELHLTEEEFTLAQDISNLCLVALLSCSRQASDGSTPQTSPLQYGPWLRADSAQKPSHYKAQSSSSEGKATGSGRQASSDEQGSDFGGNNISYKSTDLPQTVACVSSDKAIPTCLKKSIAEEVRNPSPNRQVEATHLDTSMVHVADSHQIRTIQKELDASLEANDLKWRQRAKQRWLKEGDRNTKFFHKCASVRRQKNLIHKLQSELGQVLTNPNDIGGEFQSVFRDLFTSSNPTAPNSLLENFRPTVMHEMNLSLTKVYSRREIELAIFQMNPLGSPRPDGFPAVFFQSHWHLIGDDVVAAVLEFLNSKSSFQGINQTFITLIPKKKHPVLVTDYRPISLCNVLYKIIAKVIANRLKTILPFLISDSQSAFVPGRIISDNTIVAYELMHLMQNRRRNHKEGFMALKLDMSKAYDRLEWSFVQFVLQRMGFDTEWIELIMECIGTVSYSILLNGSPQSPFEPSRGLRQGDPLSPYLFILCSEVLTFTLNQAEQKGLISGFPISRGSLSVNHLFFADDSLVFCKAKLQEWGRLHNILSSYELASGQRLNLEKSSIYFSKNTRQEIQDSILTTAGFKASRPFEKYLGLPSHIGKSKLRAFLPIIDRIKAQMTNWKTNLLSPAGKEVLLKSVIQSIPTYCMGIFLIPKGFLWNINKLLQSFWWGIRNQNPKMHWLSWKGLGKGKQVGGLGFRDFEDFNRGLLAKQGWRIITNPQSLASRVLKAKYFPSSDFASARVKRNDSYVWKSIIAARSLLYEGLLWKIGNGNIVKIWSDRWLPIPSSNKSQSPPKVLNSNATVNTLIDQDTHSWNLHLVQNVFTPEEAAIISRIHISPCNRSDKQVWRCTKNGIFSVKSAYHLQVSMNGISKGQSSESTKHEALWKQLWKLQVPTNIKMFLWRSAKEILPTRVNLHERKIIEIPMCPICLTIPETVSHALWTCKAAQDVWCSSSRRLQKSRTEDIPFFDLLKELLSTLPPEELTKLALTAKEIWYRRNKLIFESRFESPQQVLKRVSNCMRDLEELTRNQQKHSTQHQPPAKWCKPPTNFYKINWDVAIDKVNCRVGIGVSIRDWSGLFTATLRSPSNAFPDPTLGEALAALRAVQFGTEMGLRNVIFEGDSLLVVNGINNLAEDWRSEGLIYQDIKQLLGNYSSWSVSHVPRQANVVAHCLARSSLELDEDSIHVEDYPHFSFPVLVNGESHGPILPTRGIRSSFLEVDYLETIRLQGLITIGISCQCAMLEGTRSYAQVVDNFQEECPNGEVNEVVIEVQHREFSDQGYHKGIKLDFPRFRANQYFLYHQVPHGQRIFFASFHMDEEALIWFQDASDVGTFHSWEEFARVVWVRFGSSAYADQMEALTRLR